The Drosophila nasuta strain 15112-1781.00 chromosome 2R, ASM2355853v1, whole genome shotgun sequence genome segment TCTGTAGAgcacaattcaatttgttgagAAGTTCTACACAACATTTATGTTGGACTCCGGTAATTTGTACTTCAATATGCCTCTTAAAAGAAAAGTTTCTTATTCAcatgttattttcaattcatacatgcaatttaattattgacTAAGCAGCTCAGGAAAATAAGTGGAATAACATTTCTCTAAGGTGTTATATCTTAAGATGTCGTTTTATCTGTGTTCTTTTCACACTTGTTGTTCAACGCTAAAAAATATTATcgaaatttttcaaaattcaaccGGATATTGCGACGAAAAACAAATACAGCGAAATAATGCCAACATATTTAAGCATCAAACGACACTGTTAGTATTTATCAGTGATAACGGCACGAAGGTTCTTACATTCTCACTACTCTCTGTTAATTTTAGGTGTCGCCTTAACTTATGCTTactaatatacatattacgacttattataaaaaaatcatgttattgaattaaatttattacattttttgttttgattaaaaaattaacttgttttattttaaaatcctATCACGAACTTagcaaccataaaataaaaaaaaattaatttttttactcCTTTTGGTTAGTGCGTCTTTCGGTTAAAATCGTcggtcccttgaaagtcgCTATAACCGAAGTCTACTTCATATCGATGAAAACTACTAATTCAGAAACGGTTTGACCACTAACCATGGTGCTTCAACTATCTGTTATCCGGGAAAGTCCCGCCCTAAGAGTAGGCTACATTTATTCTCCAAGCATAATCGGCAATTCCCCTGTGCTGCCGAGGGAAATTCGAATTTCTCTCTGACAGACATCGTGCATGACGAGTCTGGTAAAATCTCAGTTCCGCATATTAGGCAAAAAGAAGGGACAATGCGCAATGGCATCCTGTGTATACACTTGAAATGACTGATAAACAACCACTGAGTTGTCCAAGCGACAAAAAATAGGCGTTTGGGAAATTAAGCGTTGAGTTAAAAGGGGCGTACAGTAGTCACTCTAGCGTATACCGTCAGGCATATCAAGTCATCCAGTGGACTACTGGACTGTCTGGCAGTCAGGGGCGAGCGAAATacgaaaatttgaaatcacAAGCTGTTCATGGTATGTGTGTGGCTCCTCACTCCACATACTTCCTCAATATGATAAATTCGGGATTCACTCCAGCAGTAAGAGAACTTCTACCTGTAAGATCTTTACATCGGTATGGATTTGCCAAAACGATTCGAGGTCGATTAATTCGTCACATTAGTATTCAGATTAGGAACTGTTATATCTGCTCTGATTCTTCACTTAATATACCGTCAACttatttacttaatatatatacatattttaataataaagattaaaTGATACCCAGTAATTAACATGTTTTAATTcctttttaataaaactcTCATATTGCCTTATCCACTTTTACAGATTTAAACGCCATCTATCGTTACTCTCGAAAAACTCGGCCATGCATAATCAAAAACTGTTTgtgttattcttgttgttaaCAGCGGCAGCCGCTGTTAGTAGTGATGTTGATGTGGAAGCAGCAGATTCAGATGGTAACACAATCAGCACATCGACGCCTGGCATACATCAGTTGCCAAGAAATTTGGTTAAACGTGCACCGACCTCCAGCTTTATTGGTATGAGAGGTAAAAAAGAACAAGAGGCGGCAGCTGATGTGAATTGGTTGGGCCCGGATCCGATAGACTATGGTGAGGACGGTGAAAGCAACTTTTACAATGAGAATGGGCAGAGATTGAAAAAAGCACCAATGGCATTCGTTGGGGTCCGCGGGAAGAAGTTCTCGACTGGCAACAGTCATCTGCGAGACTTAATTCAAAACATGGAGGAGGAACGCATTCGCGAATCATTCCTGCAAGACTTTCTTGAACGTTTGGCGATCGATGGCGGGGATGTGGGGAAACGAGCACCGACGGGCTTTACCGGCATGAGAGGCAAACGACCTACAATGGCTAATGGTGAAGTTTCTGATGATGAGGTCGACGCATTAGAGTTGCTTGAAAAACGCGCTCCAGTCAACTCATTTGTTGGTGTACGCGGAAAAAAAGGATGTCTCGCATCAACATTACAAGCGAGCTGCACTATCAGAGGTAAGCAAATCTAATGTAGCCCTGGACCGATTTTAAATTCTATGGGAAATTCCAAATTcacaattataaaaaatacgTGTATTTGTCATTTGTTCATCACAAACACCTCACTTACTATAATTTGAAAC includes the following:
- the LOC132785030 gene encoding LOW QUALITY PROTEIN: tachykinins (The sequence of the model RefSeq protein was modified relative to this genomic sequence to represent the inferred CDS: deleted 1 base in 1 codon): MHNQKLFVLFLLLTAAAAVSSDVDVEAADSDGNTISTSTPGIHQLPRNLVKRAPTSSFIGMRGKKEQEAAADVNWLGPDPIDYGEDGESNFYNENGQRLKKAPMAFVGVRGKKFSTGNSHLRDLIQNMEEERIRESFLQDFLERLAIDGGDVGKRAPTGFTGMRGKRPTMANGEVSDDEVDALELLEKRAPVNSFVGVRGKKDVSHQHYKRAALSELWRKLFKKAYDVRGKKQRYADLNNKFVAVRGKKSDLMIDDDLEQNVVHPWVYLIGEKRAPNGFLGMRGKRPVIEE